In a single window of the Limnochorda sp. L945t genome:
- a CDS encoding aldo/keto reductase produces the protein MHYRTLGKTGLRVSEIGFGAWGIGKSMWVGAEDAESIRALNRAIDLGLNFIDTALAYGDGHSERLVGQVVRQRSGPIYVATKVPPKNGEWPARPGVPAGEVFPGAYVVDCAERSLRNLGLETIDVLQLHVWSDEWVGQGDWLDAVQRLKAQGKIRFFGISINDHQPDNALRLIETGVVDTVQVIYNIFDQSPEDRLFPACQRHNVGVIVRVPLDEGGLSGRITPDTTFPPGDWRNDYFRGDRKRQVYERVQRILRDLAITAEQLPEVALRFTLSHPAVSTVIPGMRSVAHVERNVSAGDGKGLPPEQLRKLKAHRWIRNFYGD, from the coding sequence ATGCACTATCGCACGCTGGGCAAGACAGGCCTGCGGGTCTCGGAAATCGGGTTCGGGGCCTGGGGCATCGGCAAGAGCATGTGGGTGGGCGCCGAGGATGCGGAGTCGATCCGGGCGCTCAACCGGGCGATCGACCTGGGTCTCAACTTCATCGACACGGCGCTCGCGTACGGCGACGGCCACAGCGAACGGCTGGTGGGCCAGGTCGTGCGGCAACGCTCGGGACCGATCTACGTGGCCACCAAGGTACCGCCGAAAAACGGTGAGTGGCCCGCTCGCCCCGGCGTACCGGCGGGGGAGGTCTTCCCGGGCGCCTACGTCGTCGACTGCGCCGAGCGCAGCCTGCGTAACCTCGGCCTGGAGACCATCGACGTCCTGCAGCTGCACGTCTGGTCCGACGAGTGGGTGGGCCAGGGCGACTGGCTCGATGCGGTGCAGCGGCTCAAGGCTCAGGGCAAGATCCGCTTCTTCGGGATCTCCATCAACGACCACCAGCCGGACAACGCCCTGCGGCTGATCGAGACGGGCGTGGTCGACACGGTGCAGGTGATCTACAACATCTTCGACCAGAGCCCCGAAGACCGGCTCTTTCCGGCGTGCCAGCGGCACAACGTGGGCGTCATCGTGCGGGTGCCCCTGGACGAGGGCGGCCTCAGCGGGCGTATCACCCCCGACACGACCTTCCCGCCCGGCGACTGGCGCAACGACTACTTCCGTGGGGACCGCAAGCGGCAGGTCTACGAGCGGGTGCAGCGCATCCTCCGGGACCTCGCCATCACGGCCGAACAGCTGCCGGAGGTCGCGCTTCGCTTCACCCTGAGCCATCCCGCCGTCTCCACCGTGATCCCCGGCATGCGGTCGGTCGCGCACGTGGAGCGCAACGTGTCCGCCGGGGACGGCAAGGGGCTCCCGCCCGAGCAGCTCCGAAAGCTGAAAGCGCACCGCTGGATCCGCAACTTCTACGGCGACTAG
- the nuoE gene encoding NADH-quinone oxidoreductase subunit NuoE: MAVQPRDARSSSGPSRRSATEHGRSTASRGPATTRRARWLASASTPTRPNIIPMLQSIQEQYGYLPRQEIAKAAEQCEMSLAQAYGVATFYNFFRLQPPGRHTLRVCRGTACHVRGSAGLLDYVEQTLGIRAGETTPDGEFSLETVACLGCCSRAPVVVADGEIHGRMSRQEVVRLLRRLERSEKRD; the protein is encoded by the coding sequence GTGGCGGTCCAACCCAGGGATGCAAGGTCCTCGTCAGGGCCCTCCCGGCGCAGCGCGACGGAGCACGGGCGGTCCACGGCCTCGCGTGGGCCGGCGACCACCCGCCGTGCCCGGTGGCTGGCGAGTGCGAGCACCCCCACGCGGCCCAACATCATTCCCATGTTGCAGAGCATCCAGGAGCAGTACGGGTATCTCCCGCGCCAGGAGATCGCGAAGGCGGCCGAGCAGTGCGAGATGAGCCTCGCCCAGGCGTACGGCGTCGCCACGTTTTACAACTTCTTCCGCCTCCAGCCCCCCGGCAGGCACACCCTTCGGGTATGCCGGGGCACGGCCTGCCACGTGAGGGGTTCGGCGGGGCTGCTGGACTACGTGGAGCAGACCCTGGGCATCCGGGCCGGCGAAACCACGCCCGATGGGGAGTTCTCGCTGGAGACGGTCGCATGCCTCGGGTGCTGCAGCCGCGCTCCGGTCGTGGTGGCGGACGGCGAGATCCACGGCAGGATGAGCCGCCAGGAGGTCGTCCGGTTGCTGCGCCGCCTCGAGAGGAGCGAGAAGCGTGACTGA
- a CDS encoding L-cystine transporter, with product MVAFNVAVLVGLLVVLYALQRKHLSFSGRVFAGLGLGLALGLAMQLAYGAESDVVKRSTEWFAIVGSGYVRLLQMVAMPLVFVSILSAFTRLKLASDIGKIGGLVLIVLLTTTAVAASIGIASALGFGLHRSGLATAAATAPPAGELEARFERVQSQTLPQKLLELVPANPFLDLTGARPTSVIGVVLFAGLLGLAYLGLKENSPEQAGDFARLVEALYGVILRLVRIILRLTPYGILAIMARAAATSNLRAIVSLGEFVVASYVALAVMFGVHLLLLLGAGLHPLTYARKALPVLSFAFTSRSSAATLPLNVSAQRQLGVPSGIADVAASFALSIGQNGCAGVYPAMLAVMTAPAAGIDPASPAFLATLLAVVVLSSFGVAGLGGGATFAALLVLSTMNLPVGLVGLLISVEPLIDMGRTLLNVSGSMLAGILTSRLTGSLDTGVYADRSRTVEVTG from the coding sequence ATGGTGGCTTTCAACGTAGCGGTGCTGGTGGGTCTCCTGGTCGTCCTCTACGCCCTGCAACGCAAGCACCTCTCCTTTTCCGGGCGGGTCTTCGCCGGCCTCGGGCTCGGGCTGGCGCTCGGCCTCGCCATGCAGCTGGCCTACGGGGCAGAGTCGGACGTGGTGAAGCGGTCGACGGAGTGGTTCGCCATCGTGGGCAGCGGCTACGTGCGCTTGCTGCAGATGGTGGCCATGCCGCTCGTCTTCGTCTCGATCCTGAGCGCCTTCACCCGGCTCAAGCTGGCCTCGGACATCGGCAAGATCGGGGGCCTCGTGCTCATCGTGCTCCTCACGACGACGGCCGTGGCCGCCTCCATCGGCATCGCCTCGGCGCTGGGCTTCGGGCTGCACCGCTCCGGGCTCGCCACAGCGGCGGCCACGGCGCCTCCTGCCGGAGAGCTGGAGGCCCGCTTCGAGCGGGTCCAGTCGCAGACCCTCCCGCAAAAGCTCCTCGAGCTCGTGCCGGCCAACCCGTTCCTCGATCTGACGGGCGCCCGGCCGACGTCGGTCATCGGGGTGGTGCTCTTCGCGGGGCTGCTGGGGCTCGCCTACCTGGGGCTCAAGGAGAATTCGCCGGAACAGGCCGGAGACTTCGCCCGGCTGGTCGAGGCCCTCTACGGGGTGATCCTGCGCCTGGTGCGGATCATCTTGCGGCTGACGCCGTACGGTATCCTGGCGATCATGGCCCGGGCGGCGGCCACGAGCAACCTGAGGGCCATCGTGAGCCTGGGCGAGTTCGTGGTGGCGTCGTACGTGGCGCTGGCCGTGATGTTCGGGGTGCACCTCCTGTTGCTGCTCGGGGCGGGGCTCCATCCCCTCACGTACGCGCGCAAGGCGCTGCCGGTCCTGAGCTTCGCCTTCACCTCACGGAGCAGCGCGGCCACGCTGCCCCTCAACGTGAGCGCCCAGCGGCAGCTGGGGGTGCCGTCGGGCATCGCCGACGTGGCCGCCTCGTTCGCGCTGTCGATCGGGCAAAACGGGTGCGCCGGCGTCTATCCGGCCATGCTGGCGGTGATGACGGCGCCCGCCGCCGGGATCGACCCGGCCTCGCCGGCCTTCCTGGCGACGCTGCTGGCCGTGGTCGTCCTGAGCTCCTTCGGGGTGGCCGGGCTGGGCGGTGGCGCCACGTTCGCGGCGCTGCTGGTGCTGTCGACCATGAACCTCCCGGTCGGCCTGGTCGGGCTGCTGATCTCCGTGGAGCCGCTCATCGACATGGGGCGCACGCTCCTCAACGTGAGCGGCAGCATGCTGGCGGGCATCCTGACGAGCCGCCTCACCGGCAGCCTCGACACGGGTGTCTACGCCGACCGCAGCCGCACCGTCGAGGTAACGGGCTGA